One part of the Nostoc sp. PCC 7120 = FACHB-418 genome encodes these proteins:
- the thiD gene encoding bifunctional hydroxymethylpyrimidine kinase/phosphomethylpyrimidine kinase, with translation MNAETISRVPVALTIAGSDSGGGAGIQADLRTFAFHCVHGTSAITCVTAQNTLGVARFDAMAPEAVAAQIQAVVEDIGVQAAKTGMLLNQAIIATVAQQVQALGINNLVVDPVMVSRTGAQLIDDDAIKTLRQQLIPLAAIITPNRYEAQILSGLSINTLDDMRAATQVIHRNLKAKAVLVKGGGMQGNARGVDIWFDGQHLETLTTKQVDTKNTHGTGCTLSAAIASNLAKGQNLHQAVTQAKEYVTTALTYSLNIGQGQGPVGHFFPLLQNDGCRGLGV, from the coding sequence ATGAATGCTGAAACAATATCCAGGGTTCCTGTTGCATTAACCATTGCCGGTTCCGATAGCGGCGGTGGTGCGGGAATTCAAGCTGATTTACGCACCTTTGCCTTTCATTGTGTCCACGGTACTAGCGCTATAACCTGCGTCACGGCACAAAATACCTTGGGAGTAGCCAGATTTGATGCTATGGCACCGGAGGCAGTTGCAGCCCAAATACAAGCCGTTGTAGAGGATATTGGTGTACAGGCGGCGAAAACGGGAATGTTACTCAATCAAGCAATTATCGCTACTGTTGCCCAGCAAGTGCAAGCTTTAGGAATAAACAACTTAGTAGTTGACCCGGTAATGGTTTCACGGACTGGGGCGCAATTAATTGATGATGATGCTATCAAGACCCTACGCCAGCAACTAATCCCTCTGGCGGCGATAATTACACCCAACAGGTATGAAGCCCAGATTTTAAGTGGTCTATCGATAAATACCCTAGATGATATGAGGGCAGCAACTCAAGTAATTCACCGCAATTTAAAAGCAAAAGCTGTGTTAGTCAAGGGTGGAGGGATGCAGGGAAATGCCCGTGGTGTGGATATTTGGTTTGATGGACAACATCTAGAAACTCTGACAACCAAGCAGGTAGATACCAAAAATACTCACGGTACTGGTTGTACTTTATCAGCTGCGATCGCCTCCAATCTAGCCAAAGGTCAAAATTTACACCAAGCTGTAACCCAAGCAAAGGAATATGTCACTACTGCACTTACTTACTCCCTCAATATTGGGCAAGGGCAAGGGCCAGTAGGACATTTCTTTCCGTTGTTACAAAATGATGGGTGTAGGGGTTTAGGGGTTTAG
- a CDS encoding LolA family protein, which translates to MKFTLKAIAFFTGLAMFGEAANAVQLRLPQQSLNHATSISQATEPLDLSLLAKSVTNLLQSDRYQTDSQIEFKVGSKGTETTIYLKSKMITQSGKKFRAEVAYTKPGEAAKTGNLVISDGKQVWIYRSDLQQYSVTSYQDFKDSSDWILIGISSFVFLDFPEEDRKVVVDGNLSDKNVLTYLGLASNGELKGETRTFDGQTAYVYDYKDPKDGFTLSAFVNPETASLSQVQLAGKSDDLDILLTEKILSKTVNPVINANTFRFLPPRGTQRVKTLSISPV; encoded by the coding sequence ATGAAATTTACTTTAAAGGCGATCGCTTTTTTTACTGGTCTGGCTATGTTCGGGGAAGCGGCAAATGCTGTCCAACTACGTCTACCCCAGCAGTCCCTCAATCATGCTACCAGCATTAGTCAAGCTACAGAACCGTTAGATTTATCTTTGCTGGCGAAAAGTGTTACCAATCTCTTACAAAGCGATCGCTATCAAACTGATTCTCAGATAGAATTTAAAGTCGGCAGTAAAGGTACTGAGACGACAATTTACCTCAAAAGCAAAATGATTACCCAGTCAGGGAAAAAGTTTCGGGCTGAAGTTGCTTATACAAAGCCAGGAGAAGCTGCCAAAACTGGTAATTTAGTTATTTCTGACGGTAAACAGGTGTGGATTTATCGCTCCGATTTGCAACAATACTCCGTTACTTCCTATCAAGATTTTAAAGATTCCAGCGACTGGATTTTAATTGGTATCTCTTCCTTTGTTTTTCTAGATTTTCCAGAGGAAGATAGAAAAGTTGTTGTTGATGGTAACTTATCAGATAAAAACGTTTTGACATACCTTGGCTTGGCTAGTAATGGCGAACTCAAGGGAGAAACACGTACATTTGATGGACAAACAGCTTATGTGTACGACTACAAAGACCCAAAAGACGGATTTACACTAAGCGCCTTCGTCAATCCTGAAACAGCTAGTCTCAGCCAGGTGCAATTAGCTGGCAAATCAGACGATTTAGATATTCTCTTAACCGAAAAAATCTTAAGTAAAACAGTCAATCCTGTTATTAATGCCAATACTTTCCGTTTTTTACCACCTAGAGGTACTCAAAGAGTGAAAACACTGTCTATTAGTCCTGTGTGA